A part of Propioniciclava coleopterorum genomic DNA contains:
- a CDS encoding DUF6912 family protein yields the protein MLVFVPVHPSALAEWATTGVHDVEGFAATPSFLDAFDLVTGESEDADLTLLEVAGIEGLLANGVRLVAVGEIDAEGVEPADFGAVSAPQVPWSRVESLFADDEVGAGRASRLRAVLDGALLPEAWDAEETTDLLRTTELLWHGPTEWEGLAARA from the coding sequence ATGCTTGTGTTCGTGCCCGTCCATCCCTCGGCCCTGGCCGAGTGGGCCACCACCGGCGTCCACGACGTGGAGGGGTTCGCCGCGACACCCTCGTTCCTCGACGCCTTCGACCTGGTCACCGGCGAGTCCGAGGACGCCGACCTCACGCTGCTCGAGGTCGCCGGGATCGAGGGTCTGCTCGCGAACGGCGTCCGCCTGGTGGCGGTGGGGGAGATCGACGCCGAGGGCGTGGAACCCGCCGACTTCGGCGCGGTCTCGGCGCCGCAGGTGCCCTGGTCGCGCGTCGAGAGCCTGTTCGCCGACGACGAGGTGGGCGCGGGGCGGGCGTCGCGCCTGCGGGCGGTGCTGGACGGGGCGCTGCTGCCCGAGGCGTGGGACGCCGAGGAGACCACCGACCTGCTCCGCACGACCGAACTGCTGTGGCACGGGCCCACCGAGTGGGAGGGCCTGGCCGCCCGGGCCTGA
- a CDS encoding DUF2505 domain-containing protein, with translation MHLISRQEFPADPARVHAMVTDEDFLAHAAAELGSVDARVAATSARTAVEASVPSPSEIRAFIGPTLRIVQETTWAEPQQDGRRSGTVTITVPGAPVTLVGSALLAPTASGSEITYDGDLTVKVPLLGSRIEAQAAPTILEAFEAQGRVGRAWLRREG, from the coding sequence ATGCATCTCATCAGCCGCCAGGAGTTCCCCGCCGACCCCGCCCGCGTCCACGCGATGGTGACCGACGAGGACTTCCTCGCGCACGCCGCGGCCGAGCTCGGCTCGGTGGACGCCCGGGTGGCGGCCACCTCCGCCCGCACCGCGGTGGAGGCCTCGGTTCCGTCCCCGTCCGAGATCCGGGCCTTCATCGGCCCGACCCTGCGGATCGTGCAGGAGACGACCTGGGCCGAGCCGCAGCAAGACGGCCGGCGCAGCGGCACGGTGACCATCACGGTGCCCGGCGCGCCGGTCACGCTGGTGGGCAGCGCCCTGCTCGCGCCGACGGCGTCCGGCAGCGAGATCACCTACGACGGCGACCTCACGGTCAAGGTGCCGCTGCTCGGCTCCCGCATCGAGGCCCAGGCGGCGCCGACGATCCTGGAGGCCTTCGAGGCCCAGGGACGCGTCGGGCGCGCCTGGCTGCGGCGCGAGGGCTGA
- a CDS encoding PHP domain-containing protein: MRIDLHTHSAVSDGTDAPAVLIANAAQARLGAVALTDHDTFDGLAEAVDAGVRLGVEVLGGLEFSTRLAGRSVHLLGYGPDPDDAALNAELARVRDGRDGRVPAMVARLAELGFPLEIDEVLAQAGGASVGRPHVADALIARGYVRDRDEAFTHWLYDGGPAYVDRYATPLVEAIALVKEAGGVAVVAHPWSRGAAAVLTPDVLAELAAAGLDGIEVDHPDHGPDERARLAELARRLGLLATGSSDHHGTGKTRNPLGACTTDPDVYAEIRRRVRG; encoded by the coding sequence ATGCGGATCGACCTCCACACCCACAGCGCCGTCTCCGACGGCACCGACGCGCCCGCGGTGCTGATCGCGAACGCGGCTCAGGCACGGCTGGGCGCGGTGGCCCTCACCGACCACGACACCTTCGACGGGCTGGCCGAGGCGGTGGACGCCGGCGTCCGGCTCGGCGTCGAGGTGCTGGGCGGCCTGGAGTTCTCGACCCGGCTGGCGGGACGCTCGGTCCACCTGCTGGGCTACGGCCCCGACCCGGACGATGCGGCCCTGAACGCCGAACTGGCGCGGGTCCGCGACGGCCGCGACGGCCGGGTGCCCGCGATGGTCGCGCGCCTGGCCGAACTGGGGTTCCCGCTCGAGATCGACGAGGTGCTCGCCCAGGCGGGCGGCGCCTCGGTGGGGCGTCCCCACGTGGCGGACGCGCTGATCGCGCGGGGCTACGTCCGCGATCGGGACGAGGCCTTCACGCACTGGCTGTACGACGGCGGACCGGCCTACGTGGACCGCTACGCCACGCCGCTGGTGGAGGCGATCGCGCTGGTCAAGGAAGCGGGCGGGGTCGCCGTCGTCGCGCACCCGTGGAGCCGGGGCGCCGCGGCGGTCCTCACGCCCGATGTGCTGGCGGAGCTCGCGGCGGCCGGGCTGGACGGCATCGAGGTCGACCACCCCGACCACGGGCCTGACGAGCGGGCGCGGCTCGCCGAACTGGCGCGGCGGCTGGGCCTGCTCGCCACCGGCAGCAGCGACCATCACGGCACCGGCAAGACGCGCAACCCCCTGGGCGCCTGCACGACCGACCCCGACGTGTACGCCGAGATCAGGCGGCGGGTCCGCGGCTGA
- a CDS encoding Ku protein, translated as MPRSTWKGAVSFGLVTIPVKLYSATEEKDVSFRQVHPADGGRIKYKRVCEVCGEEIPYGEIAKGYETADGRMVILEASDFNDLPLPTAKQVEIVQFVDVDEIDPAAYNKAYFLEADGPGAKPYVLLREALKRSGKSALVKVALRSRESLALIRAEDDLLMLQTLLWPDELRDGAFAAPPDDVTATPAEVDMASMFIDQLSAPYDPTQFTDSYREALEAVVAAKLGEAPAPEAAPEEEGTGDVVDLVAALKASVEAAKKRREAAAKAG; from the coding sequence ATGCCTAGGAGTACGTGGAAGGGCGCCGTCTCGTTCGGCCTGGTCACCATCCCGGTCAAGCTGTATTCGGCCACCGAAGAGAAGGACGTCTCGTTCCGACAGGTCCACCCCGCCGACGGCGGCCGGATCAAGTACAAGCGCGTCTGCGAGGTGTGCGGCGAGGAGATCCCCTACGGCGAGATCGCCAAGGGTTACGAGACCGCGGACGGCCGCATGGTGATCCTCGAGGCCTCCGACTTCAACGACCTGCCGCTGCCCACCGCCAAGCAGGTCGAGATCGTGCAGTTCGTCGACGTCGACGAGATCGACCCGGCGGCCTACAACAAGGCCTACTTCCTGGAAGCGGACGGCCCGGGCGCCAAGCCCTACGTGCTGCTCCGGGAGGCCCTCAAGCGCTCGGGCAAGTCGGCGCTGGTGAAGGTGGCGCTGCGGTCCCGGGAGTCGCTGGCGCTGATCCGCGCCGAGGACGACCTGCTGATGCTGCAGACGCTGCTGTGGCCCGACGAACTGCGCGACGGGGCTTTCGCCGCCCCGCCCGACGACGTGACGGCGACGCCGGCCGAGGTCGACATGGCGAGCATGTTCATCGACCAGTTGAGCGCCCCCTACGACCCCACCCAGTTCACCGACTCCTACCGCGAGGCGCTTGAGGCCGTCGTGGCGGCCAAGCTCGGCGAGGCGCCGGCGCCGGAGGCGGCCCCCGAGGAGGAGGGCACCGGCGACGTGGTCGACCTGGTGGCGGCACTGAAGGCGTCCGTCGAGGCGGCCAAGAAGCGTCGCGAGGCGGCCGCCAAGGCCGGCTGA
- the pruA gene encoding L-glutamate gamma-semialdehyde dehydrogenase, whose product MDAVTHVPSPVNEPVLGYAPGSHERAELEAMLAGMAEQDPVELTAWIGGERRPGGGEAIEVTMPSDHSVVLGVLHAATEQDARDAIDAALAAQPGWAAMSFDDRAAIMLKAADLIAGPRRATMNAATMLGQGKTAQQAEIDSACELADFLRFNVAFAREILADQPISSAGVWNRMEYRPLEGFVYAITPFNFTAIAGNLPTSAALMGNTVVWKPAVTQTLASHHFVEILREAGLPDGVINMLPGHGAVVSDVVLADPHLAGIHFTGSTRVFQSLWREVGTNIDRYHSYPRLVGETGGKDFVLAHPSADPAALVTALVRGAFEYSGQKCSAASRAFIPASVWEVIADDLAAQTDALAVGDVRDLSNFTSAVIDKRAFDKLAAVIDTCHADPTLEVIAGGTYDDSVGWFIRPTVVVGTDPTHEVFSTEYFGPILSVHVYPDDDFEGAMDLVDAGSPYALTGAIFASDRDAVARAAERLRFTAGNFYINDKPTGAVVGQQPFGGARASGTNDKAGSRWNMIRWASPRAIKETLVPPTSTDYPHMG is encoded by the coding sequence ATGGATGCCGTGACGCATGTTCCCTCGCCCGTCAACGAGCCCGTGCTGGGCTATGCGCCCGGCTCGCACGAACGCGCGGAACTCGAGGCCATGCTCGCGGGCATGGCCGAGCAGGATCCGGTCGAGCTGACGGCCTGGATCGGCGGCGAGCGGCGTCCCGGTGGGGGCGAGGCCATCGAGGTCACCATGCCGTCGGATCACTCCGTGGTGCTGGGCGTGCTGCACGCCGCCACCGAGCAGGACGCCCGGGACGCCATCGACGCCGCGCTGGCCGCGCAGCCGGGCTGGGCCGCGATGAGCTTCGACGACCGGGCCGCCATCATGCTCAAGGCCGCCGACCTGATCGCCGGGCCGCGCCGCGCCACCATGAACGCCGCCACGATGCTGGGCCAGGGCAAGACGGCCCAGCAGGCGGAGATCGACTCCGCCTGCGAGCTCGCGGACTTCCTGCGGTTCAACGTCGCGTTCGCCCGCGAGATCCTGGCCGACCAGCCGATCAGCTCGGCGGGGGTCTGGAACCGGATGGAGTACCGCCCGCTGGAGGGCTTCGTCTACGCGATCACCCCGTTCAACTTCACCGCGATCGCGGGCAACCTGCCCACGTCGGCGGCCCTCATGGGCAACACCGTGGTGTGGAAGCCCGCCGTCACCCAGACGCTCGCCTCGCACCACTTCGTGGAGATCCTGCGCGAGGCCGGGCTGCCCGACGGCGTCATCAACATGCTGCCGGGGCACGGCGCCGTCGTCTCCGACGTGGTCCTGGCCGACCCGCACCTGGCCGGCATCCACTTCACCGGCTCCACCCGCGTCTTCCAGTCGCTGTGGCGGGAGGTCGGCACCAACATCGACCGCTATCACAGCTACCCGCGCCTGGTGGGGGAGACCGGCGGCAAGGACTTCGTGCTCGCGCACCCGTCGGCCGACCCGGCCGCCCTGGTGACCGCGCTGGTCCGCGGCGCCTTCGAGTACTCCGGGCAGAAGTGCTCGGCGGCCTCCCGCGCGTTCATCCCCGCGTCGGTGTGGGAGGTCATCGCCGACGACCTGGCCGCGCAGACCGACGCGCTGGCGGTCGGCGACGTCCGCGACCTGAGCAACTTCACCTCGGCGGTGATCGACAAGCGGGCGTTCGACAAGCTCGCCGCCGTCATCGACACCTGCCACGCCGACCCGACGCTGGAGGTGATCGCCGGCGGCACCTACGACGACTCGGTGGGCTGGTTCATCCGGCCGACGGTCGTGGTCGGCACCGACCCGACCCACGAGGTGTTCTCCACGGAGTACTTCGGCCCGATCCTGTCGGTGCACGTCTACCCCGACGACGACTTCGAGGGCGCGATGGACCTGGTCGACGCGGGCTCGCCCTACGCCCTGACCGGGGCGATCTTCGCCTCCGACCGGGACGCCGTGGCGCGCGCCGCGGAGCGGCTGCGGTTCACCGCGGGCAACTTCTACATCAACGACAAGCCCACGGGCGCGGTCGTGGGGCAGCAGCCCTTCGGCGGCGCGCGGGCGTCCGGCACCAACGACAAGGCGGGGTCCCGCTGGAACATGATCCGCTGGGCCAGCCCGCGGGCCATCAAGGAGACCCTCGTCCCGCCGACGTCGACCGACTACCCGCACATGGGCTGA
- a CDS encoding excalibur calcium-binding domain-containing protein translates to MGVFIILLSLAAFVVGLLGVATGRIRWAGIRSRKAGAAVLGGSLVAFVTGGLMLPTPEPTAVPAAAPAPTVTVTVTETVTVTPTPEPTPEPTPEPEPTPDPAASALEATPEPTTAQPTIAQFAPLPATSTRAAAASTQPAARTTAPRATTAPKTTKAAGGASYYKNCDAVRAAGEAPLRKGQPGYAPHLDRDNDGVACE, encoded by the coding sequence GGCGTCGCCACGGGCCGGATCCGCTGGGCCGGCATCCGCAGCCGCAAGGCGGGCGCGGCCGTCCTCGGCGGCTCACTCGTCGCGTTCGTCACCGGCGGCCTGATGCTGCCGACCCCCGAGCCCACGGCGGTGCCCGCGGCGGCCCCGGCCCCCACCGTCACCGTCACGGTGACCGAAACCGTGACCGTCACGCCCACGCCGGAGCCCACGCCGGAGCCGACGCCCGAGCCCGAGCCGACCCCCGACCCCGCGGCGTCCGCCCTGGAGGCCACGCCCGAGCCCACGACCGCGCAGCCCACCATCGCGCAGTTCGCCCCGCTGCCGGCCACCAGCACTCGGGCGGCGGCGGCCAGCACGCAGCCGGCCGCCCGGACGACCGCGCCCCGGGCGACGACGGCGCCGAAGACGACCAAGGCGGCGGGCGGCGCCTCGTACTACAAGAACTGCGACGCCGTCCGCGCGGCGGGCGAGGCGCCGCTGCGGAAGGGCCAGCCGGGGTACGCCCCGCACCTGGATCGCGACAACGACGGCGTCGCCTGCGAGTGA
- a CDS encoding Rv3235 family protein, producing MTASPTRTRPPLVRLTAPDRPPWHPALPLPAAILGPDGPPGRDPASERAAAAFYRVLAEVLDGRRPLAQVRPLLAPRAAALVADLIRGRPEGPLRAGRPRLQECRPGAVEANALLWTPRGCCAVAVRLERRRGAWVAVAVEAALPGDSRPRR from the coding sequence ATGACCGCGTCGCCGACCCGCACCCGCCCGCCGCTCGTCCGGCTCACCGCCCCCGACCGGCCACCGTGGCACCCGGCGCTGCCGCTGCCGGCGGCCATCCTCGGCCCCGACGGGCCGCCCGGCCGCGACCCGGCGTCCGAGCGCGCAGCGGCGGCCTTCTACCGGGTGCTGGCCGAGGTGCTGGACGGACGCCGCCCGCTCGCCCAAGTGCGTCCCCTGCTGGCGCCGCGCGCCGCCGCGCTCGTCGCGGATCTGATCCGGGGCAGGCCCGAGGGGCCGCTGCGCGCGGGGCGCCCCCGGCTGCAGGAGTGCCGGCCGGGAGCCGTGGAGGCCAACGCCCTGCTGTGGACGCCGCGGGGATGCTGCGCCGTGGCGGTCCGACTGGAGCGCCGCCGGGGCGCCTGGGTCGCCGTCGCCGTCGAGGCCGCGCTGCCCGGCGACAGCCGGCCGCGCCGCTGA